CAACGTCGGCAGGTCGGGGAATCGGGCGCGTACCCGATCGACCAAATCGTGCACGGTCAGCTGTTGTGAAGGGGCGAGGCCACCGAGTGCATTGCGGACCGCGACCGCCGCGTCGAGCTGCCGGTCGTGCAGTTCGCCCTGCCAGGAGGCGCCGGCCCGGGTTGCCAGGCGGGCAGCCAAGCGGACCAGCCGGATGTCGTCGATCGCCGGGGCTTCGGTGGGCCACACCGGTCGGAGCCGGGCGGCGGCTCGGCTTACCGGGATGAGGTCTTCTCCTGTGGTAACTGCCGCGGTAACCAGCTCGTCGGCGCGCTCGCCGAGCAGATCCGCGACTTCCAGCAGTACCGGGGTGGTGGCGAGAAGCTGCGTGCGGCCCTTTCGCCGACGCCGCCGCACGACGGGGGCGCGGTCACCGCCGCCACGTTCCACGATGTCAGCACGGTCCAGCGCCAGTTTCAGCAATCCGGCCACCAGGCGACTCGTCTCCGCCGTAGCGCTTTCGGCATCCCAAGCCGCTACGACGTGATCGACGCCGGCGACGCCACCGAGTCCCAGCAGGAGCCGGTGAGCATGGCCGAGAACGGCGTCCAGCCGTCCCCTGGCCTCGTCGTCTGCAGCCCAAGCTTCCTGCATTGCCGACAAAGTGAGGGAGACCTGCGGGCCACCATTCATGCCCAGTGGCGCAGCCAACTCGGCGAGCGGTGCGAAGACATCCGACGGGGCCTCGGCCTCTCCAGGCAGACCGAGAATGCGACGAGCCACTCGCTGCCGGGCCGGCGTGCGTGCAACCCGAACCAACAGATCGGCTGTCATCCGCACGTCCGCGGTGAGCCCACCCACGGTCGCGGTCGGCTCCGGAACGGCTGCAACCTTCACCCCGAACCGGCTGCGCCACTGCTTGGCCCGGCTACGCACTTCCTTCCGGGTGGCGTCGGCGACGCCGGCGAGCCGGGACAGCCTGCCGGGGTCAACTGCGGCTAGGTCACCGGCAGTCTCCAGGCGCAGCGGCTCGAGTGCTGAGAGGGCACGCGCGGACAGGCCAGACTTTGCCAGCGGGGTGGACGGCTGTGCGGCCGCGGCCACCTCGTCCGCGTCGTCGGGCAGGCTCGTGGTCTCCACCGGGAAGACAGCACGCCAAGCTGCCAGCATCTCGGCTGCGGTGTGGAACCTCTCCCGCGCGTCGCGCCGCAGCGCCCGTCGGAAGAATCCAACCAACGCATCAGCGATACTGAAGTCGAAGGCGGCGGGCTCGATGGTGGCTTCATCGGGGATCACGGCCGGGTTGGTCCGCCCGTCACCGAAGCGGGGAGCGTGCCCGGTGGCCATCTCGAACAGGGTCACTGCGGCGGCGTACCGCTCGGCGGCCGAATCCCAGGTGGGGCGCAGACCCGTGCCGAGGAAGGGGTCGAGATAGGGCGGGGTACCTGCCTCCACCGCCGAGGCTCCGGCCCGCGACAACGAGAAGTCGAAGAGCACCAAGTGCTTGGCCCGGTCGCCCCGCTGTTCGCGTACGCCAAGATTTGCGGGTTTGATGTCGCGGTGATCGATGCTCGCCTTGTCCAGGGCGACAAGCGCCTGCAACAGGTCGGTGCCGAACCGGTCGAGCAGGTCGATGGAGAGCCGCGGCCGTTCCCGCAGCACCTCGGCGAGCGTGGTTTCGCCGGCGCTTTCCAGCAGCAGGGCGGTGCGCTTGCCCACCTCCAGCGGAGTCTTCTCAATCAACCGGATCAGCCGCGGATGCGGTGGCAGCGAAGCCAGCACCTCGGCCTCGCCACGCAGCCGGGCCGCTGCCGCGTTGTCCGATGCGACCTTAAGCACACGGCGCTCGCCCCCGGCCGCGCGGTCGCTAACCAGAAGGCCAGTGGCCGTCGATCCGGAGCCCAGTCGGCGCAGCAGCTCGAATCGCTGGCCGAGCAGCATCCCCGGTGCGGCGTCCAGAGGATCGTCGACCGCGTCCGCGGTGCTGGCGGCTACCTCCCTGTCGACCTCGTCCAGCAGCCCGAGGAAGGCCTGCACGTCGGCAAGACGGTCAGTGACCGCCGGACGGGTGGCGCGCAGGACCAGTTCCCGCAGCCGCGGCGGCACCTCCGGCACGTCGGCGACCAGGTCGAGGCCCCGGTCACGGGCCACCCGCTCGCGTAGTTCCACCTCGTCAGTGGCCGGCGCACGGCCCGCGACGACGTGATACGCCACTGCGCCCAGGGCGAAAACGTCCAGGCGGATGCGGTCAGCCGAGCGATCCCAGCGCCCCTCGGGGGCAAGGTAGGCACGGCTGCGCTGCGCCACCGGATCAACCGCCTCACGGCCCTCCATGACGGCGAAAAGCCTCGTCGCGGTCGGGCTCGGCGTGCTGCTCCCCGGAGCGTCAGCACCCGCCACCTGCCAGTCGCCGAGCCGGATCTCGATCTCGTCGGAGGTGCGCGACCGCGCCAGCACGGCCACCGGCGACAACCCGCGGTGCACCACGTGGTGGCGGTGTGCATAAGCCAACGCCTCGGCTAGCTGGCGGATCATCCCGACCCGCTCGTGCAGCGACAGACGGTCTCCGTGGTCGTTCAGCCACAGGTCAAGGCGATCGAAGGCATCGTCGCGGGGGTAGACCAGGCCGACGCCGAGCTCGTCCTCCACCAGGTCGCGGGGACGCAGGATGGCGTCGTGGTGCAGCCGGCTGGTCAGCGCATACTCCCGCTCGGCCAACCGCAGCGTGCTGCGGCGTTCCTCGTCGGAGGCGCCGGTTTTGCTGACGAAGAAGCGGATGCGCGCCTCGTCACGCCGGGCCAGCCGGTGCTCGGCGGGCCAGTCTTGCCAGCCGTCGCCCTCGGCCAGCGGCTCGCCGACGATCCGCCAGGAGCCCACCTCATGTTCCCGGCGCAGCGCGAAGCCGATTCGCTCGAACAGCTGAACGAGAAGATCGTCGTGCTCGATCAGACCGGCACGCTGACCCGGCAGGGCCGGCTCCAGCACCCGCTGCGCAATGCTGGGCAGGCCGCTGCGGTGTTCCGAGCCGTCGAGACCGAACAGGTCCGTCGCGTCGGACGGCGGCAACGCGCACCGGCCGTTTTCGGCGTGCAGGAAGACGGAGTGCTGCACGTACGGAATGTGCCGGGGGTCGAGGTTCGGCTGGAGCTGACGGAGAGCGTCGGTGATGACACCCTTGAGTCGTTGCGCCTTACGGCGCGCCAGCAGCAACGGGGAGTCTTCGCTGCGGCCATTACGCTGCCACCGGTAAGCGTTTCCGGTGATGGTGCCTTGATAGTGCTTGAGCTCGATAAGGTGCAGCCGACGTTCGCCGAGGACAAGGGCATCGATCTCATACCATTTGCCGTCGCGGTCGCGGAACTCGAAGTTCGTCCACGCGCGGAACGGGCCCCGGTCGGGGAGTAGCTCACGCAGATGCGCGAGGCCCTCCCGCTCGTGCGGGAACTCGGATGCGGTGACCTCACGCCACCGCGGACTGTCTGCCCGCACGTCAGACCTCCCTGCTCGACTGCAGTGACCCATCTTGCCAAACGTCCCAGCAGGTAGTCGCACCCGACTCGGCAGATGACGGCGGCGAGATGCCTTGCTGCCTAACAATGGCAACAAGGCTCACACTGAGCGGCCGAACAGGGGATACCCTTCCGGTGAAAATCGACCGCAAGTTTTTTGAGCTCCCCGACTACTGGCGCCTTATGCCGCCTTGGCCATGGCGAACTGGCCCACACCGCCGGAGAGGCCGCAAGAGCCGGGAGCCAAGGAAACCTTGCGTGCGAGTCTGCGATTCGTACGCCTGTGAACAACTACGTGAAGCTCAGGCCGTCTGACCTGAACGCTAAGGCGAGGCTGCACCCCGAGCCGCTGGTCTCGAGCCGAGGACAATGTCTTGCGTCCAGCCGCCCCGCCCGCTTGGGGTCCGCTTCGGGCATGTCTCCGCGTAGCACCGCCAGTACCATTTCCCGTTGCGTCGTCGGCGGAGGTCCACTCTAGAACTTCCGCATGCACCGCATGGCGGCTGGCGGGAGAAGTCGGCGGAGTGTTCGTGCTCGAGGAGCTTGCGAGCGAAGTGTGCGCCACGCATCGCCACCATCACTTCGCGGGTCCAGCTCTGCGACAACACGTTTAGGCTTCCTAGCAGCGTCATCTGTTCGTCGATGACGACGATCTTCTGGTGCATTACGTTGACCTCGACGACGGTGTGAAGGACGGCGCGGAGGTCGGCCAAGAATTTCTGGTGCTTCGGCTCGCCCTGCGTCTTGTCGCCTGGGTCACGGACGAAAAGGGTGATGCGCACGCCCCGGTCGACAGCGTCTTGCAGCAGCGGCAAGACGGACTTGACCCGGTTGGTAGTCCAAGGCGCCCATAGCCAGATCGACTGCCGTGCAGCGGCAATGTGATCAGCGAAGACATCAAAAAACGTCTGCTCGTCGTGGATGTCCTCGACACGGACATGCTCGGCCAGGAGCTCGGCTAACTCGCCAGTGAAAGATCCCGCAAGGTGCGCCAGATCGTCGTCTGGGGTCGACGTCGGAGCGACCAGATGATTGGCGTGGATTACCCGGGCACGCTTCGTCCGGATGAGTTCAGCGATGTATCCGAAGGGCGTTCCCACCGCAGCGTCCTCGATACGTTTCCAGCTCCCGATCAGGTAGAGCCGGTGTTGGGTTCGAGTGATTGCCACGTTGAACAACCGGATCCCATCCCGCAGGAAGAGGTTCTTGGTGAGGCTGGCCTCGGCCATCCAGCGGGTGTCGTATTCGTCTTCAACCATGTCGAAGATGACGATCGGGAACTCGCGCCCCTGGAAACGGTGGGCTGTACCCACCTCGGTGACAAGGGAACTCCCAGTCTCGTGATCTCTGAGCGCTTCGAGTGTTGCTTCGACCTGCCGCCCGTACGGCGTCACGATGCCCGTTCGCTCCCCGCGGCTTTGGTGGAAGTCGGCCAGCACACGAGCAAGGAGTGCGCCGGCGGGCCACCAGCCCTTGAATGGCCCGTCGCTTCGCACACGCCCTATCTCCCCAAGACCGTCGACATTCACCAGCAAGATCTCCGGGTCGCTCTCGACATGGGGCCGGACAGACTTGCCAGCTTTGAGGCGGCCATCGTAGGCAACCGCATTGGCCAGCCCCATGATCTGCGGTCCGAAGCGATGCTGCACATCGAGCATGGTGCAGCCGGGATGCCGGTCGGCGTCGTTCGCGGAGGTGATCCCGCAATGCATGAATACGTCCGGAATCAGCCACTTCTGCACGTCAGATCGGTCCGTCTTGCTGACCTCTCTGTTGTCGATGATGGCACCGAGCTGCATGAAATCGCCGAAGAGAACGGCTGCCTGGCCCGCGCGAGATACCGCGAGCAGCACCTCGGGAAGGTTCGCGGCGCCGACCTCGTCGACCAGCACGACGTCGTACGGTCCGTCCATGAGCGGTTTACTAATCCGGAGCCGGGCAAGGGTGGTCGCGACCAGGCGTGCGCTACGGATGATTTCGCCTTCAGCATCTCGGCTCAGCCGCGTGAATTGCTCCTGCACCTTGGCGTACTGGGCTTCGAGGCGCCCCCAGTCACCTTCGGAAGCGTTGAGCCGGGTGCGCAAGACACGCATCTGCGCATCGAGAGTCACCAGATTCCGACGGTCTGCGTCGGCGACGAATGCGCGCTGTGCGTCTGTCGGCGATGCGGCCTCTGCGGCGAGGAGACGCTGCTGGGCACTGTCGCGACTGTCGGTGATCTCCTTGACCAAGGAAGCCGACCGTTCCAATTCCCGACGTGCCTCCAACAACGCCGTCTGAGCATCCCGGAGGTCCGAGCGACTGCAACCGGCAGTGGTCGTCAGCTGCTCCTTTCGGACCTCGAACCGGTGCTGTTGGCGCTTTACTAGATCTTTCGCCTCACGCGCCCGCAGAGTGGCTTCCTGCGCCCGCGCCACGGCCTGTTCCTGGTCGGCTGCCAGCTTCTTCAGCCGGCCGCGATCACGGATCCGCGGAAAACGACGAGTGCCTACGAGATCACAGATTTCGGTGTCGATCAGGTCCGCCGCATGGCTAGCTTGCAGGCAGCGAGCAGCTTGACCGTCAGCGGCCGTAACGAGTTCCTCAATCTCTCGCTGGAGACGGTCGATCTCCGAGTAGGCCTGGCGAGCCGGCTCGAGAGCAAGCCACCGAGTCTCTGCATCGTCGTGAGCCGCTGTCGCGTCCGCTAACCGGAGCTGCGCGACACGACGAGCCTCCTGGCTCTTCGACAGGTCAGATGCCAGCTGAGGAACCGCGGCAGCGGCAGCCGCAGCACGCCTCGCACTGTGATAGGCGTCTGGATCGAAGCCATCAAGCTCTCGCTCCAGGCGAGCCAGTTCGCCTCGCTCTCTCCGGATCTCCACCAAGCGTTGCTCGATGCCGGCGCGTTCCTGACTGACCGCCGTCAGCCGCCGCTCGACCAGCACCGGCAAACAAACCTCGGGGTGTTCGAGAACTTCGGGATGATGCGGTGGGCCGACCCGGAGCAGGTGGCCTTGACGATGTCGTTTGCTTTTCACCGCGCCGAGCAAAGCGTTGTCCACGGCGATGTTGGTCGCGGAGACGAGCAGGACCCTTTTGCCGTCGCGGACCAGCGCATCTATCGCCTCGGTAAGTACGCGGGTTTTCCCGGTTCCGGGTGGGCCCCACACGAGATGGACTCCGCGCCCGCGACATGCTGCAAGGGCCGCGTCCTGGGCGGGAGTGAAGTCACTGACGTGCGGCGGATGGCTGGGCGCCGGAGTAAGCCGCCCTGCTGCAAGATCATGTGCCAGGCCGGCCTCTTTCAGCCCGGCGATGCCCTCCTTGAGCTTGACGAGCAGCCGGGTGGGCGGCTGTTTGCTCTGCCAGAGTTGCGGCTCGGGCAGGTCGATGAACTCGGGAACCCGGAATCGAACCGTCTCGCCTTCCTGCACAGCCTCAAGAACTGCGTACGACGGTCCGGCCTCAAGGCCGTCTGGGCCGGCCAGCCGAAGCGACTCAGTTTGATCGATGCCAGTAAACCGCAGGCCGCGTAGGTCTACTGAGTACCAGCCGGGTTCCGTTGGGCGCGCTCGGCCGAGCCGAAGCGGTCTGCCTACTCTGTTCGGCCCGCCTTCAGCGTTGATCCAAAATTCCAGTGCGCTACACACAAAGTCACGCCAGTCCGGCAAGAACCGACCCCCATCGCCTCTACGCCACCCGCCGCGACACTACCTGGTGTAACCAGATGAGCACTAGCGTGTATCGATGGGAAGGATGGGTGACGCGCCAAGCAAAGCCGGCGAGAACAGGGTAGGCGTTGCCACCCAAATGAGCGGCTGTTAACTCACGTCGTCCGCAAGATCGGACGTTGCACCATAAGCGCTATTCCGCGCGCTGGCGGGCCGGCGACCTCACGGCCGCGGGAGCTCACCGGCTCGTCCGGCCAGGTCGCTGAGGTAGTCGGCCAGGTCGGCGTGTCGGATGCGCCGCAGCCGCCCCATCCTGACGCTGGCCAACCGGCCGTTCCTGATCAAGTCGTAGACCGTCGTGCGGCCGACCCTCAGCAGCTTGGCCGCCTCCTCGACGGTCAGCACCGGCGATTCCGCGTCCGCCTGGCGCGGCGCTGGCGGCGCACCCGCCTCGGGCTGCACCGGTCGGGCCAGCAGCGCCGCGATTCGCAGCCGCTGGTCGAGGGTGAGCGATTCGGCGGCGGCAGCCAGCTGCTGTATCGCCCACTCCACGTCATTGCCGGCCACCCGACCGAACCTAGTCAGGCCCGGAGCCGTCATCGACAGGTGAACCCCTTGTGGGGGACCGCTCCCGGCTAATTGCTCGCCGAGGCTCCGCTTGGCCGGAGCCTCGGCGTGCCGGGGGCCGGCTCAGGCCGCGGTTCGTCGTTTGGCTTTGATGCGTTCGGCGACGGCTCCGGCGGCCTCGTGGTGGAGCTCCTTGGCGACGCTTTGGTAGGTGTCGCGGGTCAGGGTGGTGGTGGAGTGGCCGAGTTGTTCGGAGACGACTTTGATGTCGATGCCGGCTTCGAGAGCGATGGTGGCGGCGCCGTGGCGTAGGTCGTGCAGGCGGATGGGTGGGAAGCCGCCGCGTTTGATTAGGCGGCGGAAGCGCTGGGAGACCGAGTTGGGGTGCCAGGCTCGGGGCCGTCGGGGTGGACGAAGAACAGGCCGGTGTCGGGCCAGGTGGAGCCGGCGGCGAGTTGCCATTTCGCGCGTTGGGCTTTGTAGGTGGTGAAGAGGGCGACGGTGTCGGGGTCGAGGATGACGTCGCGGTTGCCGGCTTCGCTCTTGGGTTTCTTGTGGTGCAGCCGGTCGTCGCCGTGGATGGCGATCTGGTTGATGATGCTGATCTCGGCTTTGCGGAGGCGGACTTCGGCGTCGAGCAGGCCGCAGGTTTCGCCGCAGCGGGTGCCGCGGTAGGCCATGAGGTGCAGCATCGGGTGTAGGTCGGGGGCGTGTTCGGCGGCGTAGTCGAGGAAGTCGGCGAGCAGTTCGTCGGTCCAGACCATGACCGGGCCGGGGACTTCGCCGGTGGTCTTCCAGCGTTCGACGCGTTCGGGTTCCCAGACGATCGGCCGGACTCTGGGGTTCGAGGTCTTCACCAGGGCGGCCGGGTTGGGGACGCCGGCGATGATGCCGTGCCGCAGCGCGTCGTTGAAGGCTTTGCGCAGGGTGGCGCGGATCCGGGATCGGGTGGCGGCGCCGGTGGGGCGGCGTCCGGCGACGCTTTTGCGTACGGCCGGGTCGGGATCGTTCTTCTTCGCGAGCAGTTCCTCGTTGCGTTCCTTGATCTTGCGGACGAGGAGGTGGATGTGGTGCGGGCGGAGCTGGTCGAGGACGACGTCGCCGAGGTGCGGGATGAGATGCGTGGTGATGTTGCAGGCGTAGGTCCGGCGGGTGTTCTCGTCGACTTCGACGTCTTTGACCCAGCTCGCCAAGTATTCGGCGAGAGTGGGGACGCCGGCGAGCGGGCTGTCGGTGCGCAGCCGCTGCCGGACGGTCTCCAGGCCGGGTAGGACGCCGATGGTGCGGCGGCTGTTCTGGATGAGGTCGGCGATCTCGGTCAGCTGCTTCTTGTTCTTCCCAGCGAGTCCGAGCAACTGCCGGACGTGGTCGATCTCGGCCTGAGCATCGTCGCGGTCGGCGAAGCCGGTGCTCGGCCGCAGCTGGCGGCGTTTCCCGTCGGTGGTCAGCGGAAGTTCGAGTTGGTAGGCCCATTGGCCGTAGGTGGCATCAAGTGGCAGCGGTCGTGCAGGATGAATTCCATGGACGGTCCTGGATTTCATGTCGACATCGAGTCACTGGAACAGGCCAGCGGTGGCATCGCGC
This window of the Actinoplanes oblitus genome carries:
- the pglW gene encoding BREX system serine/threonine kinase PglW codes for the protein MRADSPRWREVTASEFPHEREGLAHLRELLPDRGPFRAWTNFEFRDRDGKWYEIDALVLGERRLHLIELKHYQGTITGNAYRWQRNGRSEDSPLLLARRKAQRLKGVITDALRQLQPNLDPRHIPYVQHSVFLHAENGRCALPPSDATDLFGLDGSEHRSGLPSIAQRVLEPALPGQRAGLIEHDDLLVQLFERIGFALRREHEVGSWRIVGEPLAEGDGWQDWPAEHRLARRDEARIRFFVSKTGASDEERRSTLRLAEREYALTSRLHHDAILRPRDLVEDELGVGLVYPRDDAFDRLDLWLNDHGDRLSLHERVGMIRQLAEALAYAHRHHVVHRGLSPVAVLARSRTSDEIEIRLGDWQVAGADAPGSSTPSPTATRLFAVMEGREAVDPVAQRSRAYLAPEGRWDRSADRIRLDVFALGAVAYHVVAGRAPATDEVELRERVARDRGLDLVADVPEVPPRLRELVLRATRPAVTDRLADVQAFLGLLDEVDREVAASTADAVDDPLDAAPGMLLGQRFELLRRLGSGSTATGLLVSDRAAGGERRVLKVASDNAAAARLRGEAEVLASLPPHPRLIRLIEKTPLEVGKRTALLLESAGETTLAEVLRERPRLSIDLLDRFGTDLLQALVALDKASIDHRDIKPANLGVREQRGDRAKHLVLFDFSLSRAGASAVEAGTPPYLDPFLGTGLRPTWDSAAERYAAAVTLFEMATGHAPRFGDGRTNPAVIPDEATIEPAAFDFSIADALVGFFRRALRRDARERFHTAAEMLAAWRAVFPVETTSLPDDADEVAAAAQPSTPLAKSGLSARALSALEPLRLETAGDLAAVDPGRLSRLAGVADATRKEVRSRAKQWRSRFGVKVAAVPEPTATVGGLTADVRMTADLLVRVARTPARQRVARRILGLPGEAEAPSDVFAPLAELAAPLGMNGGPQVSLTLSAMQEAWAADDEARGRLDAVLGHAHRLLLGLGGVAGVDHVVAAWDAESATAETSRLVAGLLKLALDRADIVERGGGDRAPVVRRRRRKGRTQLLATTPVLLEVADLLGERADELVTAAVTTGEDLIPVSRAAARLRPVWPTEAPAIDDIRLVRLAARLATRAGASWQGELHDRQLDAAVAVRNALGGLAPSQQLTVHDLVDRVRARFPDLPTLPGRPQLDGVVVRAGVPLQWNGEAYVVPSRPSDTTLASRTAVTSVPVSSAAPAGSAEDVRLAESVRSRGFLALGVPPLRLDAAAAALAGRHGAHVLDVTAVLLEALRAESTRRGVPWDAVRAADAAEPGSRPAQGLSALVRAAVPAVEAAISDACAAASAGTRPVLLVEAAPLARYEHTEVLARLADLTAKRSQAVWLLLPDDGRGALLDGVPLRLGHGGQFLRLDEKWLRTSAAEKENV
- a CDS encoding AAA domain-containing protein, whose amino-acid sequence is MQEGETVRFRVPEFIDLPEPQLWQSKQPPTRLLVKLKEGIAGLKEAGLAHDLAAGRLTPAPSHPPHVSDFTPAQDAALAACRGRGVHLVWGPPGTGKTRVLTEAIDALVRDGKRVLLVSATNIAVDNALLGAVKSKRHRQGHLLRVGPPHHPEVLEHPEVCLPVLVERRLTAVSQERAGIEQRLVEIRRERGELARLERELDGFDPDAYHSARRAAAAAAAVPQLASDLSKSQEARRVAQLRLADATAAHDDAETRWLALEPARQAYSEIDRLQREIEELVTAADGQAARCLQASHAADLIDTEICDLVGTRRFPRIRDRGRLKKLAADQEQAVARAQEATLRAREAKDLVKRQQHRFEVRKEQLTTTAGCSRSDLRDAQTALLEARRELERSASLVKEITDSRDSAQQRLLAAEAASPTDAQRAFVADADRRNLVTLDAQMRVLRTRLNASEGDWGRLEAQYAKVQEQFTRLSRDAEGEIIRSARLVATTLARLRISKPLMDGPYDVVLVDEVGAANLPEVLLAVSRAGQAAVLFGDFMQLGAIIDNREVSKTDRSDVQKWLIPDVFMHCGITSANDADRHPGCTMLDVQHRFGPQIMGLANAVAYDGRLKAGKSVRPHVESDPEILLVNVDGLGEIGRVRSDGPFKGWWPAGALLARVLADFHQSRGERTGIVTPYGRQVEATLEALRDHETGSSLVTEVGTAHRFQGREFPIVIFDMVEDEYDTRWMAEASLTKNLFLRDGIRLFNVAITRTQHRLYLIGSWKRIEDAAVGTPFGYIAELIRTKRARVIHANHLVAPTSTPDDDLAHLAGSFTGELAELLAEHVRVEDIHDEQTFFDVFADHIAAARQSIWLWAPWTTNRVKSVLPLLQDAVDRGVRITLFVRDPGDKTQGEPKHQKFLADLRAVLHTVVEVNVMHQKIVVIDEQMTLLGSLNVLSQSWTREVMVAMRGAHFARKLLEHEHSADFSRQPPCGACGSSRVDLRRRRNGKWYWRCYAETCPKRTPSGRGGWTQDIVLGSRPAARGAASP
- a CDS encoding helix-turn-helix domain-containing protein; the protein is MAGNDVEWAIQQLAAAAESLTLDQRLRIAALLARPVQPEAGAPPAPRQADAESPVLTVEEAAKLLRVGRTTVYDLIRNGRLASVRMGRLRRIRHADLADYLSDLAGRAGELPRP
- a CDS encoding tyrosine-type recombinase/integrase; protein product: MATRRRLHLARHRPVLRPPRRPRAWHPNSVSQRFRRLIKRGGFPPIRLHDLRHGAATIALEAGIDIKVVSEQLGHSTTTLTRDTYQSVAKELHHEAAGAVAERIKAKRRTAA
- a CDS encoding site-specific integrase, producing MLGLAGKNKKQLTEIADLIQNSRRTIGVLPGLETVRQRLRTDSPLAGVPTLAEYLASWVKDVEVDENTRRTYACNITTHLIPHLGDVVLDQLRPHHIHLLVRKIKERNEELLAKKNDPDPAVRKSVAGRRPTGAATRSRIRATLRKAFNDALRHGIIAGVPNPAALVKTSNPRVRPIVWEPERVERWKTTGEVPGPVMVWTDELLADFLDYAAEHAPDLHPMLHLMAYRGTRCGETCGLLDAEVRLRKAEISIINQIAIHGDDRLHHKKPKSEAGNRDVILDPDTVALFTTYKAQRAKWQLAAGSTWPDTGLFFVHPDGPEPGTPTRSPSASAA